In a single window of the Deinococcus yavapaiensis KR-236 genome:
- a CDS encoding ABC transporter permease: MTSFSERPSRFAAYLTLTLAVLAAVAMFAAPYATYGRNFNGSGTLLLFPGRALDIAGLGTQNLPSVGGAVALGWGVLAALVLTIVAALTRARWMWIAGLLTLLFAIGSAWLFEASLSTAINTLLAQGFPRQRIQYVSGGMNVGWFLPLAAGATGLLAGVSAFPTWYHRLNRLRGVLVPFVALALAILVGALVVLIIQPVPTLSPLTSAVNWYGKFDLVWFVYTTLFAPLTNIGGLFQVLTLATPLIFAGLSVAFAFRAGLFNIGGSGQILMGAIFATAVGVYLPFPAWLLLPVAVIAAAIGGALWGAIPGFLKARFGVSEVINTIMLNYIASAIFIFLIGQNSFPFFGRTYNLPFRAEGFEARSQELQVGARLPQIPELLGFKINEPAFLPLSPLVALVVFALMYFLVLARRKQRFALSLLASLAALVVLWPFVGARFVATGDIAGSNLNISFFIALASAVFFSVYMWRTSGGYALRAVGFAPKAAEYGGINVARSTLLAMTIAGAFAGLCGTHYVLGGALDEYRLRQNIPANVGFDGITVALVGQSTPAGVVAASVLFGTFDTGGLTVSQRLQNIDRNIVTVLKALIVLFIAAGGFLSRRITNPPPALATPNVTLSSAENREVSGAKPVNTSGNFGEGPGARPAANPENDGRDA, translated from the coding sequence GTGACGAGCTTCTCTGAACGCCCTTCGCGTTTCGCCGCGTACCTCACGCTCACGCTCGCCGTCTTGGCAGCGGTGGCGATGTTCGCGGCGCCTTACGCGACGTACGGGCGCAATTTCAACGGTTCGGGAACGCTGCTGCTGTTTCCGGGTCGAGCCTTGGACATCGCGGGTCTCGGCACGCAGAATCTCCCCTCGGTCGGCGGCGCCGTCGCCCTCGGGTGGGGCGTGCTGGCGGCCCTCGTTCTGACGATCGTCGCGGCCCTCACGCGCGCCCGCTGGATGTGGATCGCCGGCTTGCTGACCTTGCTTTTCGCGATCGGCTCGGCGTGGCTGTTCGAAGCGTCGCTTTCGACGGCGATCAACACCCTTCTCGCGCAAGGCTTTCCGAGGCAACGCATTCAGTACGTGTCGGGCGGCATGAACGTCGGGTGGTTCTTGCCGCTCGCGGCGGGCGCGACGGGCTTGCTGGCCGGCGTCAGCGCCTTTCCGACGTGGTACCACCGCCTCAACCGCCTGCGTGGAGTGCTCGTGCCGTTCGTGGCCCTCGCCTTGGCGATCCTCGTGGGCGCGCTCGTCGTGCTGATCATCCAGCCCGTGCCGACCCTTTCGCCGCTCACGTCGGCGGTCAACTGGTACGGCAAGTTCGACCTCGTGTGGTTCGTGTACACGACGCTCTTCGCGCCCCTCACGAACATCGGCGGCCTCTTTCAAGTGCTGACCCTGGCGACGCCCCTGATCTTCGCGGGCCTTTCGGTCGCGTTCGCGTTTCGCGCGGGCCTCTTCAACATCGGCGGCTCGGGGCAAATCCTGATGGGCGCCATCTTCGCGACGGCCGTGGGGGTGTACCTGCCCTTCCCGGCTTGGTTGCTGCTGCCCGTCGCCGTCATCGCGGCGGCGATCGGCGGGGCGTTGTGGGGCGCGATTCCCGGCTTCCTCAAGGCGCGCTTCGGAGTGAGCGAAGTCATCAACACGATCATGCTCAACTACATCGCCTCGGCGATTTTCATCTTCTTGATCGGGCAGAACTCCTTTCCGTTCTTCGGGCGCACGTACAACCTGCCCTTCCGTGCCGAAGGCTTCGAAGCCCGCTCACAGGAACTGCAAGTCGGGGCGCGTCTGCCGCAGATTCCCGAGTTGCTCGGCTTCAAGATCAACGAGCCCGCCTTCCTGCCGTTGTCGCCGCTCGTGGCGCTCGTGGTGTTCGCGTTGATGTACTTTCTCGTGTTGGCGCGCCGCAAGCAGCGTTTCGCGCTTTCGCTCCTCGCGAGCCTCGCGGCGCTCGTCGTGCTGTGGCCGTTCGTGGGCGCCCGCTTCGTGGCGACGGGTGACATCGCGGGCAGTAACCTCAACATCTCCTTCTTCATCGCCCTCGCGAGCGCCGTGTTCTTCTCGGTGTACATGTGGCGCACGTCGGGAGGCTACGCGCTTCGCGCCGTGGGCTTCGCGCCGAAAGCGGCCGAGTACGGCGGCATCAACGTCGCGCGTTCGACGCTGCTCGCCATGACGATCGCGGGCGCCTTCGCGGGCTTGTGCGGCACGCACTACGTGCTCGGCGGCGCGCTCGACGAGTACCGTCTGCGCCAGAACATCCCGGCGAACGTCGGCTTCGACGGCATCACCGTCGCGCTCGTCGGTCAAAGCACTCCGGCGGGCGTCGTCGCCGCGTCCGTGCTGTTCGGAACGTTCGACACGGGCGGCTTGACGGTATCGCAGCGTCTGCAAAACATCGACCGCAACATCGTCACGGTCCTCAAGGCCCTCATCGTGCTGTTCATCGCCGCGGGCGGCTTCTTGTCGCGCCGCATCACGAATCCGCCGCCCGCCCTCGCCACGCCGAACGTGACGTTGTCGAGCGCCGAGAACCGCGAGGTGTCGGGCGCCAAACCCGTGAACACGAGTGGCAATTTCGGCGAGGGGCCGGGCGCCAGACCCGCCGCGAATCCCGAGAACGACGGGAGGGACGCGTAA
- a CDS encoding ABC transporter permease, producing the protein MDFFLSLLSLSFLATFVRSVVPLLLAGLGGLYSERSGIVNIALEGIIIFGALGGAVVTQQIEGSVGGVAPWIGWVAGALAGGFMAWIHAVISIKYRADQIISGTAINLLALGFPPVLLEALYGSATESEPVQNALPLWGIGDFRFSPPVYFAFLAVIASWYVLYRTPYGLRLRATGEKPEASASMGINVRRMRYSAVIISGLLAGTAGVFLSIGNLSSFTQNLAAGQGFIALAALIFGKWRPFGVLGATLLFGFLQALAIRLGGEQYLPSGLVQALPYLITILALVFTGRSSAPRAVGKPYDA; encoded by the coding sequence ATGGACTTCTTCCTGAGCTTGCTGTCGCTGTCCTTCCTCGCGACCTTCGTCCGCTCGGTGGTGCCCTTGTTGCTCGCCGGGCTCGGCGGTTTGTACTCCGAGCGCAGCGGCATCGTGAACATCGCCCTCGAAGGCATCATCATCTTCGGCGCGCTCGGCGGAGCGGTCGTGACGCAGCAAATCGAGGGTTCCGTCGGTGGGGTCGCGCCGTGGATCGGCTGGGTAGCGGGAGCCCTCGCCGGCGGCTTCATGGCGTGGATTCACGCCGTCATCTCCATCAAGTACCGCGCCGACCAGATCATCAGTGGTACCGCCATCAACCTGCTCGCGCTGGGCTTTCCGCCCGTGTTGCTCGAAGCTTTGTACGGAAGCGCGACCGAGTCGGAACCCGTGCAGAACGCTTTGCCCTTATGGGGCATCGGGGACTTCCGCTTCAGCCCGCCCGTCTACTTCGCGTTTCTCGCGGTGATCGCGTCTTGGTACGTCTTGTACCGCACGCCGTACGGCCTGCGGTTGCGCGCGACGGGTGAAAAGCCCGAGGCAAGTGCCTCCATGGGCATCAACGTGCGCCGCATGCGGTACAGCGCCGTGATCATCTCGGGCCTCCTGGCGGGTACGGCGGGCGTGTTCCTTTCGATCGGGAACTTGTCGTCGTTCACGCAGAACCTCGCCGCCGGTCAAGGCTTCATTGCGCTCGCCGCGCTGATCTTCGGCAAGTGGCGTCCGTTCGGCGTGCTCGGCGCGACGTTGCTTTTCGGTTTCCTGCAAGCCCTGGCGATTCGCCTCGGCGGCGAGCAGTACTTGCCGTCGGGCCTCGTGCAGGCACTTCCTTACCTCATCACGATCCTCGCGCTCGTCTTCACCGGCCGCTCCAGCGCTCCTCGCGCTGTCGGCAAGCCGTACGACGCCTGA
- a CDS encoding RodZ domain-containing protein, whose amino-acid sequence MRDATPRNELKAAREARGWTLADVSKRTSIRAEFLRALEEGDFSSLPERPYARSYLLRYAAELGVEATSLLANFDRAVPAASTVTPRRRGVVVPVGLVAASVSVVVVLATLGWWAYAAWRSHEVTGSKTVTSPQVTQAARGDVRVTIDSDPSGARVYLDNRFLGTTPVRSFPLQARASGELRVERDAYKPVVRPVTLQSGRWWRVTLKPTASPDASTIVDMHLRSKLAAQSVNMNSSGRFVPSFTPGVVSPTDPVPSADAEGMARLEAAAKPEEAVEPTETEGGVTLSFVGESWVRVTDANGRVLFEGVPAVGSSRAFPKGVHVRVGSAGAVTVAGVPLGTIGQVLERAFP is encoded by the coding sequence ATGCGGGACGCCACGCCGAGAAACGAATTGAAAGCCGCTCGGGAAGCGCGCGGATGGACCCTCGCGGACGTGTCCAAACGCACGAGCATTCGCGCGGAATTCCTGCGCGCCCTCGAAGAAGGCGACTTCTCGTCCCTTCCCGAACGTCCGTACGCTCGCAGCTATTTGCTGCGCTACGCGGCCGAACTCGGCGTGGAGGCCACCTCGCTTCTCGCGAACTTCGATCGCGCCGTGCCCGCCGCCTCGACCGTCACCCCTCGCCGCCGAGGCGTCGTCGTTCCCGTCGGCTTGGTCGCCGCGAGCGTCAGTGTGGTCGTCGTCCTCGCCACCCTCGGTTGGTGGGCGTACGCGGCGTGGCGATCGCACGAAGTGACAGGATCGAAGACCGTCACCTCACCGCAAGTCACGCAGGCGGCGAGAGGGGACGTGCGGGTCACGATCGACAGCGATCCGAGCGGTGCCCGCGTGTATCTCGACAACCGTTTCCTCGGAACGACGCCCGTGCGCAGCTTTCCGCTGCAAGCGCGCGCCTCGGGTGAACTGCGCGTCGAGCGTGACGCGTACAAGCCGGTCGTGCGACCCGTGACCCTCCAAAGCGGCCGCTGGTGGCGCGTCACCCTCAAGCCGACGGCGAGTCCCGACGCGTCCACCATCGTGGACATGCACCTTCGCAGCAAGCTCGCCGCGCAAAGCGTCAACATGAACTCCTCGGGGCGGTTCGTGCCGAGCTTCACGCCTGGCGTCGTGTCTCCCACCGATCCCGTCCCTTCCGCCGACGCCGAAGGGATGGCACGCCTTGAAGCTGCCGCCAAACCTGAAGAAGCGGTCGAGCCCACCGAGACCGAGGGGGGCGTCACCTTGAGCTTCGTCGGCGAGTCTTGGGTACGCGTCACCGATGCGAACGGGCGCGTGCTGTTCGAGGGCGTTCCCGCCGTGGGATCCTCGCGCGCCTTTCCGAAGGGCGTGCACGTACGCGTCGGTTCGGCGGGTGCCGTCACGGTCGCCGGTGTGCCACTCGGAACGATCGGCCAAGTCTTGGAGCGTGCCTTCCCCTGA
- a CDS encoding AI-2E family transporter → MTRMQPESNAFAYVWRSPYVRVAVFLLLGYLAYRFVGSISSVISLALVAYVIAYLANPFLNWLQRRRVRRGFGIFLVFLVVAGFLVVASTLLFAIGGQLVEFVRQLPEIATNAANFATRLLERYDDNTYVQTLQEQLQNLSRNSTTLLQERALPLLQNLISPNGPLLGGLSAAANYLGNFVIVLILSIYMMADFDKIGLTLLRAFPRKWQPRVLELANNVETAVGGYLRGQLLIAAAVGFLVWLGLEIISLPQAAAIGFIAGVFNIVPYLGVIIAITPALLLAIPLGWLKMVLVVVVFVVANQIEGNFLSPFILGRSTNLHPVTVIIAILVGLGLFGIVGALVAVPLTALGKLLLQEYYFPSKIYKQGP, encoded by the coding sequence ATGACTCGAATGCAACCCGAAAGCAATGCGTTCGCCTACGTCTGGCGCAGTCCATACGTCCGTGTCGCCGTCTTCCTGCTGCTCGGCTACCTCGCGTACCGCTTCGTGGGCTCGATCTCGAGCGTTATTTCCCTGGCGCTCGTCGCGTACGTCATCGCGTACCTCGCCAATCCCTTTCTCAATTGGCTGCAGCGACGACGCGTTCGGCGCGGCTTCGGCATCTTCCTGGTTTTTCTGGTCGTCGCGGGCTTCCTCGTGGTCGCCAGTACGCTGCTTTTCGCGATCGGCGGGCAACTCGTGGAGTTCGTTCGGCAACTTCCGGAGATCGCCACGAACGCCGCGAACTTCGCGACGCGTCTGCTCGAACGGTACGACGACAACACTTACGTGCAGACGCTGCAAGAGCAACTGCAGAACTTGTCGCGCAACTCCACGACCTTGCTGCAAGAGCGCGCCTTGCCGCTGCTGCAAAACCTCATCTCACCGAACGGACCGCTGCTCGGCGGTTTGTCGGCCGCCGCGAACTACCTTGGCAACTTCGTGATCGTCCTGATTCTCTCGATCTACATGATGGCCGACTTCGACAAGATCGGCTTGACGCTTCTTCGGGCTTTTCCCCGCAAGTGGCAACCGCGCGTGCTGGAACTCGCCAACAACGTCGAGACGGCCGTCGGCGGATACTTGCGCGGCCAACTGCTGATCGCCGCCGCCGTGGGCTTTCTCGTTTGGCTCGGGCTGGAGATCATCAGCTTGCCGCAAGCCGCCGCCATCGGTTTCATCGCGGGCGTGTTCAACATCGTGCCGTACCTCGGCGTCATCATCGCCATCACGCCCGCCCTCCTGCTCGCCATTCCACTCGGCTGGCTCAAGATGGTCCTCGTGGTCGTCGTGTTCGTCGTCGCCAACCAAATCGAAGGCAACTTCTTGTCGCCGTTCATCCTCGGACGGTCCACCAACCTTCACCCTGTCACGGTCATCATCGCGATTCTCGTCGGACTCGGGCTGTTCGGAATCGTGGGAGCGCTCGTCGCCGTACCCCTCACGGCGCTCGGCAAGCTCTTGCTGCAGGAGTACTACTTCCCCAGCAAGATCTACAAGCAAGGACCTTGA